A genomic window from Terrisporobacter glycolicus ATCC 14880 = DSM 1288 includes:
- a CDS encoding acyl-CoA dehydratase activase: MENRKVVSLVEIYSIGIDSGSVATKAVLFDGEKIAKKVIVPTGWSPKKTSKEAYEALIDGIDSSKIKRVIGTGYGRVSMDFVDKTVTEITCHTKGIFFLNKNIRTILDIGGQDSKVINIDDNGNVVNFIMNDKCAAGTGKFLEVTSNKLGSDIENIDDLAKDATPENISSMCTVFAESEIVSLLAQDIPKENIAAGILKSIANKGVSILNKARLEDTIAFTGGLAQSKELVKMLENNLNKEIFIAEDAQIIGALGAAIIGFK; encoded by the coding sequence TTGGAGAATAGGAAGGTTGTTAGTTTAGTGGAGATATATAGTATTGGCATAGATTCAGGGTCTGTCGCAACAAAAGCTGTATTATTTGATGGAGAAAAAATAGCAAAAAAGGTTATTGTACCAACGGGATGGAGTCCTAAGAAAACATCAAAGGAAGCTTATGAGGCCTTGATAGATGGAATTGACAGTAGTAAAATAAAAAGAGTAATAGGAACTGGTTATGGACGAGTTAGTATGGACTTCGTTGATAAAACAGTTACAGAAATAACTTGTCATACAAAGGGAATTTTCTTTTTAAATAAAAATATTAGAACAATATTAGATATAGGTGGACAAGATAGTAAGGTTATAAATATTGATGATAATGGAAATGTTGTTAATTTTATAATGAATGACAAATGTGCAGCAGGTACAGGTAAGTTTTTAGAGGTTACTTCTAACAAGCTAGGAAGTGATATAGAAAATATTGATGATTTGGCTAAAGATGCAACTCCTGAAAATATTTCTAGTATGTGTACTGTGTTTGCAGAATCAGAGATAGTAAGTCTTTTGGCACAAGATATTCCTAAGGAAAATATAGCAGCAGGTATATTAAAATCTATTGCTAATAAGGGAGTATCTATACTAAATAAGGCTAGATTGGAAGATACAATAGCTTTTACTGGAGGTTTGGCACAAAGTAAAGAGTTAGTTAAAATGTTAGAAAACAATTTAAATAAGGAAATATTTATAGCAGAAGATGCCCAAATAATAGGAGCTTTAGGAGCTGCTATTATTGGATTTAAATAA
- a CDS encoding double-cubane-cluster-containing anaerobic reductase — MSNLPSQFESFAQARKDGFLAAKEVKDSGRKMVGTFCCFTPSELPIAAKAVPVGVCGVSEEAIPEAEKILPRNLCPLIKSSYGHAITDTCPYFYFSDLLIGETTCDGKKKMYEELGKVKPTHIMQMPNRATGKHEFNLWKDEIIVLKEVLEKELNTTISEDDIREAIKDKNEERRLLNEYYDLGKLEPSALTGMELYQVSYQAQFKFDRDALKKELRKVIDDTKARYERGESPVKKDAPRILITGSPIGGCTNKIINTIEESGGSIVAYELCSSIRNNRELVDESNPDVYDAIAKKYLNIGCACMMNNDKRIELLEDLIEEFKIDGVIDVALQSCHPFNVEGNRIKEFVVNDKNIHYMAIETDYSQSDTEQLRTRFEAFIEMIEEKKLIMC; from the coding sequence ATGAGTAATTTACCAAGTCAATTTGAAAGTTTTGCGCAAGCAAGAAAAGATGGTTTTTTAGCAGCTAAAGAAGTTAAAGATAGTGGAAGAAAAATGGTAGGAACATTTTGCTGTTTTACACCATCTGAGTTACCTATTGCTGCAAAGGCTGTTCCAGTAGGAGTATGTGGAGTAAGTGAGGAAGCAATTCCAGAAGCGGAAAAAATACTACCAAGAAATCTATGTCCTTTAATAAAGTCAAGTTATGGTCATGCAATAACTGATACATGTCCATATTTCTATTTCTCTGACCTACTTATTGGGGAAACAACTTGTGATGGAAAGAAAAAGATGTATGAAGAGTTAGGTAAAGTGAAACCAACACATATAATGCAAATGCCTAATAGAGCAACTGGAAAGCATGAGTTTAATCTTTGGAAAGATGAAATAATTGTATTAAAAGAAGTATTAGAAAAAGAATTAAATACTACTATAAGTGAAGATGATATAAGAGAAGCTATTAAGGATAAAAATGAAGAGAGAAGACTATTAAATGAGTACTATGATTTAGGAAAATTAGAGCCTTCAGCTTTAACAGGAATGGAATTGTACCAAGTTTCTTATCAAGCTCAATTTAAGTTTGATAGGGATGCATTAAAAAAAGAATTAAGAAAAGTAATTGATGATACAAAAGCAAGATATGAAAGAGGAGAATCTCCTGTAAAAAAAGATGCACCTAGAATATTAATTACAGGATCTCCAATTGGTGGATGTACAAATAAAATTATTAATACAATAGAAGAATCTGGTGGATCAATAGTTGCTTATGAGTTATGTTCATCTATAAGAAATAATAGAGAACTAGTTGATGAAAGCAATCCAGATGTTTATGATGCTATAGCTAAAAAGTATTTAAATATAGGATGTGCTTGCATGATGAATAATGACAAGAGAATAGAATTGTTAGAAGACTTAATAGAAGAGTTTAAGATTGATGGTGTAATAGATGTGGCCCTTCAATCATGTCATCCATTTAATGTGGAAGGAAATAGAATAAAAGAATTTGTGGTTAATGATAAAAATATTCATTATATGGCTATTGAAACTGACTATTCTCAGTCAGACACAGAACAGTTAAGAACAAGATTTGAAGCATTTATAGAGATGATTGAAGAAAAGAAATTAATTATGTGTTAG
- a CDS encoding threonine/serine ThrE exporter family protein — protein MKREFQVSYKKEILRFALLLGEQMLINGAETARVEDSVLRVCKSRGFKHVNVFTTPTCVIISDEKFDGLTFMKTISKRTINLTKIDRLNDISRDFVQNEDIDPLEAIGRLREVDAVRDYNQFVYFIGTAMASASFAYLIGGTGVLDFVLTLIIATIGVIIYNKTLKLNQIPFFATLISSFSIAVLGNLLVQYGIIVNSTSLVVGSIMPLLPGVSFIKGLRDLISGNLIAGISRIVESCLIAAAIAVGVGVVLDLAVRFGG, from the coding sequence ATGAAAAGGGAATTTCAAGTTAGCTATAAAAAAGAAATCCTTCGATTTGCCTTACTATTGGGGGAGCAAATGCTTATTAACGGTGCAGAAACTGCTAGAGTTGAAGATAGTGTCCTAAGAGTTTGTAAATCAAGAGGATTTAAACATGTCAATGTTTTTACTACACCAACTTGTGTAATAATATCAGACGAAAAATTTGATGGTCTTACATTTATGAAGACTATCTCTAAAAGAACTATTAACCTTACCAAAATAGATAGATTAAATGATATATCTAGAGATTTTGTTCAAAATGAAGATATTGATCCACTGGAAGCTATTGGTAGGTTAAGAGAAGTTGATGCAGTAAGAGATTATAACCAATTTGTTTATTTCATTGGTACTGCAATGGCTTCCGCATCATTTGCATACTTAATAGGTGGTACTGGTGTTTTAGATTTTGTACTTACATTAATCATAGCTACCATAGGGGTTATTATTTATAACAAAACACTAAAACTAAACCAAATACCTTTTTTTGCAACACTAATAAGTTCCTTTTCCATAGCTGTTCTTGGTAATTTATTAGTTCAATATGGTATAATTGTAAATTCTACCTCACTAGTGGTTGGTTCTATCATGCCGCTTTTACCTGGTGTTTCTTTTATTAAAGGACTAAGGGATTTAATTTCTGGTAATTTAATTGCGGGTATATCAAGAATAGTTGAGTCATGTTTGATTGCTGCAGCCATAGCTGTTGGTGTTGGTGTTGTCCTTGACTTAGCTGTTAGGTTTGGAGGTTAG
- a CDS encoding DUF3798 domain-containing protein, which produces MKKLLSVLLSAVMMVTFLTGCTQSGGEKNSKDEYHIAIVTPTLSTSEDEYRAGEEMAKKYPEIVKHLTLPENFEEEIETCISTIVSAADDPLMKAVVVSSGQSGLIPAFQQIKEKNPDILTITAPIFDEPEMMSKYIDLNLDTNWLERGRTIVEKANKMGAKTFVHYSFPTHLSKPLISARKDKMKETCKKLGMKFVEVVTPDPQTGDSVEAMQQFLQEDIPRQIKKYGKDTNIFGSNCPMYDVIIKEALNLKYTVAEQCCPTPTQAYPTVLGLEISEEDQSNFDKINNMISEKVDSAGMKGRLSGWPIPVTVYMPQFAVEVAKEVIENDFDYKDAKKLNELTKEKFGVEVDYTKLEDKGKTFDNYFVMLMESIFY; this is translated from the coding sequence ATGAAGAAATTATTATCAGTATTATTATCGGCAGTAATGATGGTAACGTTTTTAACGGGATGTACACAAAGCGGGGGAGAAAAGAATAGTAAAGATGAATATCATATAGCAATTGTTACACCTACTTTGTCAACAAGTGAAGATGAGTACCGTGCTGGTGAAGAAATGGCTAAGAAATACCCAGAAATAGTAAAACATTTAACTTTACCTGAAAACTTTGAAGAAGAAATAGAAACATGTATAAGTACAATAGTATCAGCAGCAGACGACCCACTTATGAAAGCTGTGGTTGTTTCATCAGGACAATCAGGATTAATACCTGCATTCCAACAAATTAAAGAAAAAAATCCAGATATACTTACAATAACTGCTCCAATATTTGATGAGCCAGAAATGATGAGTAAATATATAGACTTAAACTTAGATACTAACTGGCTAGAAAGAGGAAGAACTATAGTTGAAAAAGCAAATAAAATGGGAGCTAAAACTTTTGTTCACTACTCATTCCCAACTCACTTATCTAAGCCATTAATATCTGCTAGAAAAGACAAGATGAAAGAAACTTGTAAAAAATTAGGTATGAAATTTGTTGAAGTTGTAACACCAGATCCACAAACAGGAGATAGTGTGGAAGCTATGCAACAATTTTTACAAGAAGATATACCAAGACAAATAAAGAAATATGGGAAAGATACTAATATATTTGGTTCAAATTGTCCAATGTATGATGTAATAATAAAAGAAGCATTAAACTTAAAATATACAGTAGCTGAACAATGTTGTCCAACACCTACTCAAGCTTATCCAACAGTTCTTGGACTTGAAATAAGTGAAGAGGATCAATCTAATTTTGATAAAATAAATAATATGATAAGTGAAAAGGTTGATTCAGCTGGTATGAAAGGTAGACTTTCAGGATGGCCAATACCTGTAACTGTTTATATGCCACAATTTGCAGTAGAAGTTGCTAAAGAAGTCATTGAAAATGACTTTGACTATAAAGATGCAAAAAAATTAAATGAATTAACTAAAGAAAAATTCGGAGTAGAAGTTGATTATACTAAATTAGAAGATAAAGGAAAAACTTTTGATAACTACTTCGTAATGTTAATGGAATCAATTTTCTATTAA
- a CDS encoding ABC transporter permease subunit gives MKIKKPQIIISGFLFLLIIIAYKLNMDMRELLSRSFVKFVMNGVLVLAMIPMINAGVGMNFGLPIGIIAGLIGMCVSIQFRLSGFLGFFMAILVSILVAIIFGIIYGKILNHVKGKEDIAAMFIGFAFIPIMNFFWTVAPFSNREMLYPIGGKGLRPKISLDNYFARVLNDLWVVKVNNIEIPIGLIMFYVVIATLIYLYFNSRKGKLMESVGENEIFCTLSGVDIDKTRIKAVVISTIIAGVGIIVYAQSYGFVELYNSPSSFTFPAISSILIGGCIGKRATLFHAVLGTFLYQSIYLLSTPIANQLLVPEMAEIIRMIITNGIILYAFLKQERRKA, from the coding sequence ATGAAAATCAAGAAGCCTCAAATAATAATTAGTGGATTTTTATTTTTATTAATTATAATAGCTTATAAATTAAATATGGATATGAGAGAACTTCTTAGTCGTTCATTTGTAAAATTTGTAATGAATGGAGTATTGGTACTTGCCATGATTCCTATGATAAATGCAGGTGTAGGTATGAACTTTGGTTTGCCTATAGGTATTATTGCAGGACTTATTGGAATGTGTGTTTCAATACAATTTAGATTAAGTGGATTTTTAGGATTTTTTATGGCCATATTAGTATCTATTTTAGTAGCCATAATTTTTGGAATAATATATGGAAAGATTTTAAATCATGTTAAAGGAAAAGAAGATATTGCAGCTATGTTTATAGGATTTGCATTTATTCCAATAATGAATTTCTTCTGGACTGTGGCTCCTTTTTCAAATAGAGAAATGTTATATCCTATAGGAGGTAAGGGACTTAGACCGAAAATTAGTCTAGATAATTATTTTGCTAGAGTATTAAACGATTTATGGGTAGTAAAAGTAAATAATATTGAAATACCAATAGGTTTAATTATGTTTTACGTTGTTATTGCCACTTTAATATATTTATATTTTAACTCAAGAAAAGGAAAGCTTATGGAATCTGTTGGTGAAAATGAAATCTTTTGCACTTTATCAGGTGTTGATATAGATAAAACAAGAATTAAAGCTGTAGTAATTTCTACAATAATTGCAGGTGTTGGAATAATTGTTTATGCTCAGAGCTATGGATTTGTAGAGCTTTACAACTCGCCTTCATCCTTTACTTTTCCAGCTATATCTTCAATTTTGATAGGTGGATGTATAGGTAAAAGGGCAACATTATTTCATGCAGTTTTAGGAACATTTTTATATCAAAGTATATATTTATTATCAACTCCAATAGCAAATCAATTATTGGTTCCAGAAATGGCAGAAATTATTCGTATGATTATTACTAATGGAATAATTCTTTATGCATTCTTAAAACAAGAAAGGAGAAAAGCCTAA
- a CDS encoding pyridoxamine 5'-phosphate oxidase family protein codes for MFKDIKKKKRELSKENTLEVLKNGREGILSTISENGYPYGIAVNYVYHDNCIYFHCSNSGHKLENIAKNNKVSFFVNSDITILPKDFTTHYKSAVIFGHASIVNDKEKRDAIIAIGEKYSHPHMEEGIKYIDKALNSFTVVKIEIDHITGKYSDGAN; via the coding sequence ATGTTTAAAGATATTAAAAAGAAAAAAAGAGAATTGAGTAAGGAAAATACACTAGAAGTATTAAAAAATGGAAGAGAAGGAATATTATCTACTATAAGTGAAAATGGATATCCTTATGGTATCGCTGTAAATTACGTTTATCATGACAATTGTATATATTTCCACTGTTCTAATAGCGGTCATAAATTAGAAAATATAGCTAAAAATAATAAAGTTTCTTTCTTTGTAAATTCTGATATAACAATTCTTCCAAAAGATTTTACTACTCATTACAAAAGTGCAGTAATATTTGGACATGCATCTATAGTTAATGATAAAGAAAAAAGAGATGCAATTATTGCAATAGGAGAAAAATATTCTCATCCTCATATGGAAGAAGGTATAAAATACATAGATAAAGCACTCAATTCATTTACTGTAGTTAAAATAGAAATTGATCATATAACTGGTAAATATAGTGATGGAGCTAATTAA
- a CDS encoding sugar ABC transporter ATP-binding protein — MEKFALEIRNLNKYFGNVQVLHDINLQIKQGEIHGIIGPNGSGKSTFMNILFGNSVIKHSGGYEGDIIVDGNIVNMDSPEKSIKCGMGMIHQEFTLLPEMSVWENIKLTRENKIKSTQKILGKNLAYIDKNKNSEEAREILKKLGFNIDAELLIKNLSVNAMQFVEIAREIDNDKLKILLLDEPTAVLNEEDSKKLMQVIKNLANNGMTIIFVSHRLHEIKDICDRVTVFRDGHIVTQYKKEEMTIKKLTHAMMGYEVIKTKRDSKKNKNEKILTMKNFFVNMPGEELRGIDLDIKEGEILGITSLSGHGKLALGYGIMGLFPSEGTVIMEDEIINVSNIRRNINKGIFLIPDDRKKMGLLMEHSVEDNIVFSGLYGKNKFLKKIMKLFKIKDKEKINDTVENYIERLEIKCVDKNQEVMQLSGGNQQKICIARALCMNPKILFLLEPTRGVDIGAKEKILDMILEMNEKNNMTVVVISSELEELKRISDRVAVLCEGRLSNILPPNSSDEEFTLAYTGEGEYYENQEASNNN, encoded by the coding sequence GTGGAAAAATTTGCACTGGAAATTAGAAATTTAAATAAATATTTTGGAAATGTACAGGTACTACATGATATTAATCTACAAATAAAACAGGGAGAAATACATGGAATTATAGGACCTAATGGATCAGGGAAAAGTACTTTTATGAATATTTTATTTGGTAATTCAGTTATAAAACATAGTGGGGGCTATGAAGGTGATATAATAGTTGATGGAAATATTGTAAATATGGATAGTCCAGAAAAATCAATAAAATGTGGTATGGGTATGATTCATCAAGAATTCACTTTATTACCAGAAATGAGTGTATGGGAAAATATCAAACTTACAAGGGAAAATAAAATTAAAAGTACACAAAAAATTCTAGGCAAAAATTTAGCATATATAGATAAAAATAAAAATAGTGAAGAAGCTAGAGAAATTCTGAAAAAACTAGGATTTAATATTGATGCAGAATTATTAATAAAAAACTTATCAGTAAATGCTATGCAATTTGTAGAAATTGCTAGAGAAATAGATAACGATAAACTAAAAATATTATTATTGGATGAACCAACAGCAGTATTAAATGAAGAAGATTCAAAAAAACTTATGCAAGTTATAAAAAACTTAGCAAACAATGGAATGACAATAATATTTGTATCTCATAGGTTACATGAGATAAAGGACATATGTGACAGGGTTACTGTATTTAGGGATGGTCATATAGTAACACAATATAAAAAAGAAGAAATGACTATAAAAAAGTTAACACATGCCATGATGGGTTATGAAGTTATTAAAACTAAACGAGATAGTAAAAAAAATAAAAATGAAAAGATACTTACAATGAAGAATTTCTTTGTAAATATGCCAGGAGAAGAGCTTAGGGGAATCGATTTAGATATAAAAGAAGGTGAGATATTAGGAATTACATCCTTATCTGGTCATGGTAAGTTGGCATTAGGATATGGAATTATGGGACTATTTCCATCTGAGGGTACTGTAATTATGGAAGATGAAATTATTAATGTTAGTAATATAAGGAGGAATATTAACAAAGGTATATTTTTAATTCCAGATGACAGAAAAAAAATGGGATTGCTTATGGAACATTCTGTAGAAGACAATATAGTTTTCTCGGGATTATATGGGAAAAATAAATTTTTAAAGAAAATAATGAAATTATTTAAAATAAAAGACAAAGAAAAAATAAATGATACAGTTGAGAATTATATAGAAAGATTAGAAATAAAATGCGTAGACAAAAATCAGGAAGTTATGCAACTAAGTGGCGGAAATCAACAAAAAATTTGTATAGCTAGAGCTTTGTGTATGAATCCTAAAATTTTATTTCTTCTAGAACCTACTCGTGGAGTTGATATAGGTGCAAAAGAAAAAATTTTGGACATGATACTTGAAATGAATGAAAAAAATAATATGACAGTAGTAGTAATTTCTAGTGAATTAGAAGAATTGAAAAGAATCAGTGATAGAGTGGCAGTTTTATGTGAAGGAAGGTTATCTAATATACTACCTCCAAACAGTAGTGATGAAGAGTTTACTCTAGCTTATACAGGGGAGGGCGAATATTATGAAAATCAAGAAGCCTCAAATAATAATTAG
- the yedF gene encoding sulfurtransferase-like selenium metabolism protein YedF: protein MNIVKVNAIGDNCPIPVVKAKKAIDALTESAIVEVSVDNEIAVQNVTKMVSQKNLESTYEKVSENHFVIKVQCGEVAKNKIAEEVVCTVEKEEKMVVVLSSDKMGEGDEELGKVLIKGFIYAITQLDKYPKAVLLYNSGVKLSAEGSDSIADLKMLEEHGVEILNCGTCLNFYNLQDKLQVGKVTNMYSIVEELAGATNIIRP, encoded by the coding sequence ATGAATATAGTAAAAGTAAATGCAATAGGAGATAATTGTCCTATACCAGTTGTTAAAGCCAAAAAAGCAATAGATGCATTAACTGAGTCAGCTATTGTGGAAGTAAGCGTAGATAATGAAATAGCTGTACAAAATGTAACAAAAATGGTTAGTCAAAAAAATTTAGAATCTACTTATGAAAAAGTAAGTGAAAATCACTTTGTTATAAAGGTACAATGTGGAGAAGTTGCTAAAAATAAAATAGCTGAAGAAGTTGTATGCACTGTTGAAAAAGAAGAAAAAATGGTAGTAGTATTAAGTAGTGATAAAATGGGTGAAGGTGATGAAGAGTTAGGAAAAGTTCTTATTAAAGGATTTATATATGCTATAACTCAATTAGATAAATATCCAAAAGCTGTTTTATTATATAATAGCGGTGTAAAATTATCAGCTGAAGGTTCAGATTCTATAGCAGACTTAAAAATGCTAGAAGAACATGGTGTGGAAATATTAAATTGTGGGACTTGCTTGAACTTCTATAATTTACAAGATAAATTACAAGTTGGTAAAGTAACTAATATGTATTCTATAGTAGAAGAATTAGCAGGAGCTACTAATATAATTAGACCATAA
- a CDS encoding serine hydrolase, producing MMETIISKLKNMQGDVSFYYKNLTTNNTIGYNEEKIMLAASVIKLTILVEAFKQIKEDKIKKEEFFITCEDDKVPSCGALNYMREDLRVTLKDLYVLMIILSDNYATNILIDKLGMDNINKTIKEIGLKNTVLNRKMFDSEKAELGLENYISASDVGYLLEKMYNKDLIDEKSSEEMISILKNQRLNGKMPFFLHSLKPKIEIAHKTGEDTNITHDVGIVFAKEPFIVCFCGNNVNVPEYERLMQDITYDLYNKIDQK from the coding sequence ATGATGGAGACTATAATTAGTAAATTAAAAAATATGCAGGGTGATGTATCTTTTTATTATAAAAACTTAACAACGAATAATACTATTGGATATAATGAAGAGAAAATTATGCTAGCAGCCAGCGTTATAAAACTTACAATTTTAGTAGAAGCTTTTAAGCAAATAAAAGAAGATAAGATAAAAAAAGAAGAATTTTTTATAACTTGTGAAGATGATAAGGTGCCTTCTTGTGGAGCATTAAATTATATGAGAGAAGATTTAAGGGTAACATTGAAAGATTTGTACGTACTTATGATAATTCTTAGTGATAATTATGCTACAAATATATTGATTGATAAATTAGGAATGGATAATATTAATAAAACAATAAAAGAGATAGGGTTAAAAAATACAGTTCTTAATCGTAAAATGTTTGATAGCGAAAAAGCAGAATTAGGATTAGAAAACTATATAAGTGCAAGTGATGTGGGATATTTGTTAGAGAAAATGTATAATAAAGATTTAATTGATGAAAAATCTAGTGAAGAAATGATAAGTATTTTAAAAAATCAAAGGCTAAATGGAAAAATGCCTTTTTTCTTGCATAGTCTGAAACCTAAAATTGAGATTGCTCATAAAACAGGAGAAGATACTAATATAACTCATGATGTGGGCATAGTATTTGCTAAGGAACCATTCATAGTATGTTTTTGCGGAAACAATGTAAATGTTCCTGAGTATGAAAGACTTATGCAGGATATTACTTATGATTTATATAATAAAATAGATCAAAAATAA
- a CDS encoding ABC transporter permease subunit, protein MKNNNLSLVFLKKESSRIPLLFMFLIIICFYLANVSLTLVGEQVAVRFIRNGILVLSLVIPIAAGMGLNFGITVGAMAAQGAYLVSLNLNLQGGIGVLVTFIISVILALIIGYILGKLMNKVKGKEMITSIVIAALANYIYQLIFMAGFGTLIPINNEKIALSTSIGVKNMVDLKSYKEFFESFGSIKIGGISVSIFLILVVIFTGFIVYYILNTSLGQRIKAIGISEEKAENLGISVDKTRIIVMIISTVLAAIGQFIYLQNIGSLNVYTEHLNTDVMSCAALLAGGASIKRASVKNALYGTVILHILFVLSPLAGQNFFDNVALGEYFRTFIMYGVIAFALVINIKLDNKRISSTK, encoded by the coding sequence ATGAAAAATAATAACTTATCTTTGGTTTTTTTGAAAAAAGAAAGTAGTAGAATTCCTTTATTGTTTATGTTTTTAATAATAATATGTTTCTATCTAGCTAATGTGAGCTTAACATTAGTGGGTGAGCAGGTGGCAGTTAGATTTATTAGAAATGGTATATTAGTTTTATCCTTAGTAATTCCAATAGCTGCAGGAATGGGACTTAATTTTGGAATAACTGTTGGAGCAATGGCAGCTCAAGGAGCATACTTAGTTAGTTTAAATTTAAATTTGCAAGGTGGAATAGGAGTACTAGTGACTTTTATTATTAGCGTAATTTTAGCTTTGATTATAGGATATATATTGGGAAAATTGATGAACAAGGTTAAAGGTAAGGAGATGATAACTTCAATTGTTATTGCTGCTTTGGCTAATTATATTTACCAGTTAATTTTTATGGCAGGCTTTGGAACTTTAATTCCTATTAATAATGAAAAGATAGCACTTAGTACAAGCATAGGTGTAAAAAATATGGTTGACTTGAAAAGCTATAAAGAGTTTTTTGAGAGCTTTGGTAGTATAAAAATAGGTGGAATAAGTGTATCTATATTTTTAATACTAGTAGTAATTTTCACAGGATTTATAGTTTACTATATTTTGAACACTTCTCTTGGACAAAGAATAAAAGCAATAGGAATTAGCGAAGAAAAGGCAGAGAATTTGGGAATATCAGTAGATAAAACCAGAATAATAGTTATGATAATTTCCACAGTGCTAGCGGCTATAGGTCAATTTATATATTTACAAAATATAGGGTCATTAAATGTTTATACAGAACATTTGAACACAGATGTTATGAGTTGTGCGGCTTTACTTGCAGGTGGAGCTTCAATAAAAAGAGCATCTGTAAAAAATGCTCTTTATGGAACTGTGATTTTACATATATTATTTGTATTATCTCCTTTAGCAGGTCAAAACTTCTTTGACAACGTAGCCTTAGGAGAATATTTTAGAACATTTATAATGTATGGTGTAATTGCATTTGCACTAGTGATTAATATTAAACTAGATAACAAAAGAATTTCAAGTACTAAATGA
- a CDS encoding dipeptidase: MKIVDFHCDTISQLYDIRKSGENINLKKNKLHLDIEKMKKGDYMLQVFASYVDLGSNNKPLESCLSYIDLLYDEVEKNKDDIGIVYNYEDILKNIENNKMSALLSIEEGGVCKGNLSLLRNFYRLGVRMMTLTWNYENELSYPNGCFYDEEKNERKGLKEKGFEFINEMESLGMIIDVSHLSDDGIYDVYNNTSKPFIASHSNARNVCSHQRNLTDDMIKKIGERGGVIGVNFYSSFLNNNYKSNDISKIEDIINNIKYISNTGGIDCVGIGSDFDGIDCPLEFENSSKMQLIYDEMKKSGFREEDIEKVFYKNALRLFKELL, encoded by the coding sequence ATGAAAATAGTTGATTTTCATTGTGATACAATATCACAATTATATGATATTAGAAAAAGTGGAGAAAATATAAATTTAAAAAAAAATAAATTACATTTAGATATAGAAAAAATGAAGAAAGGTGATTATATGCTTCAAGTTTTTGCATCATATGTAGATTTGGGAAGTAATAATAAACCTTTAGAATCTTGCCTTAGTTATATAGATTTACTTTATGATGAAGTTGAAAAAAATAAAGATGATATTGGAATAGTTTATAATTATGAAGATATATTAAAGAATATTGAAAACAATAAGATGTCAGCATTACTATCCATAGAAGAAGGTGGAGTTTGTAAGGGGAACTTATCATTACTTAGAAATTTTTATAGACTAGGTGTAAGAATGATGACATTAACGTGGAATTATGAAAATGAATTGTCTTATCCAAATGGTTGTTTTTATGATGAAGAAAAAAATGAAAGAAAAGGTTTAAAAGAAAAAGGGTTTGAATTTATAAATGAGATGGAGAGTTTAGGAATGATTATAGATGTTTCTCATTTATCAGATGATGGAATTTATGATGTTTATAATAATACGAGCAAGCCTTTTATTGCTAGCCATTCCAATGCTAGAAATGTGTGTTCTCATCAAAGAAATTTAACAGATGATATGATAAAAAAAATAGGAGAAAGAGGTGGGGTTATTGGCGTAAATTTTTATTCTTCATTTTTAAATAATAATTATAAATCTAACGATATTAGTAAGATTGAAGATATTATTAATAATATTAAATATATATCTAATACTGGTGGGATAGACTGTGTGGGAATTGGTAGTGACTTTGATGGTATAGATTGTCCTTTAGAATTTGAAAATTCATCAAAGATGCAGTTAATTTATGATGAAATGAAGAAGTCGGGTTTTAGAGAAGAAGATATAGAGAAAGTATTTTATAAAAATGCTTTAAGATTGTTTAAAGAATTATTATAA